Proteins encoded together in one SAR324 cluster bacterium window:
- a CDS encoding gamma-glutamylcyclotransferase, whose amino-acid sequence MVLITNSVFQPENGIDLFIYGTLLPSCRLEKKIIGCSRRGPVSLEDAKLYDLGVYPGMILGRGTVVGEWITVSPEALIMLDKIEG is encoded by the coding sequence ATGGTTCTCATTACAAATTCTGTTTTCCAGCCTGAGAACGGGATAGATCTCTTCATCTACGGAACACTTTTACCTAGCTGCAGGCTTGAGAAAAAAATTATCGGTTGTTCTCGAAGAGGCCCAGTGTCCTTAGAGGACGCTAAGCTATATGACTTGGGTGTGTATCCAGGGATGATTCTTGGAAGAGGTACTGTGGTAGGAGAATGGATTACAGTTTCTCCAGAAGCACTGATCATGTTGGATAAAATCGAAGGCTAA
- a CDS encoding DMT family transporter codes for MIPLYIWPLFALALIAISSAGLVFQELGEVPPLLRASWRMQATSLVLLPLLLWQWQLLRKLQISLQDILILLGSSVCLGMHFGFWVWSLDHTSLVHSLLFVTSHPLVIVALMPILGQQLRKGHIWGTALGVLGALITLKDTEDTGTVTLIGDLVAIAGAVAVVGYFYAGHHLRSKRQWPIFVYALPVTMLAGIWLGLASWAWEEEAVGPFSSNWGWFGWWDSDWIWAVAYLAFGPGLCGHTGLNTVMRYLPPVVVSVGMLLEPLLGGIIEWFWRGGSGLGFWTWLGAPLLLIGAGWVTLTNARSEEMRE; via the coding sequence ATGATCCCTCTCTATATCTGGCCGCTATTTGCGCTGGCATTAATTGCGATTAGTAGTGCTGGTTTAGTTTTTCAGGAATTAGGAGAAGTCCCTCCATTACTCCGTGCATCTTGGAGGATGCAAGCAACTTCTCTGGTATTACTGCCTCTGCTTCTATGGCAGTGGCAGTTGCTTCGGAAATTACAAATCAGCCTCCAAGATATTTTGATTTTACTGGGTTCAAGCGTTTGCTTGGGGATGCACTTTGGTTTTTGGGTGTGGTCACTTGATCACACCAGTCTTGTTCACAGCTTACTATTCGTAACGAGCCATCCCTTAGTGATTGTTGCTCTGATGCCGATCTTGGGACAACAGTTGCGCAAAGGACATATTTGGGGAACAGCTTTGGGCGTGTTGGGAGCATTGATTACCCTAAAGGATACGGAAGATACCGGAACAGTCACTCTAATAGGGGATCTGGTTGCGATCGCGGGTGCGGTAGCCGTAGTTGGTTATTTCTACGCGGGACACCACCTTCGTTCAAAGAGACAATGGCCAATCTTTGTCTATGCTCTACCAGTCACGATGCTTGCCGGTATTTGGCTGGGTTTGGCCTCTTGGGCCTGGGAGGAGGAGGCCGTTGGGCCTTTCTCTTCTAATTGGGGATGGTTTGGCTGGTGGGATTCAGATTGGATCTGGGCCGTGGCTTACCTTGCCTTTGGTCCTGGGTTATGTGGCCACACTGGTTTAAACACGGTAATGCGCTATCTTCCCCCTGTGGTTGTTTCAGTGGGAATGCTGCTGGAACCATTGCTAGGTGGCATCATTGAATGGTTTTGGCGTGGTGGATCTGGGCTGGGGTTCTGGACCTGGTTAGGTGCGCCTCTCCTGCTGATAGGGGCCGGTTGGGTGACACTAACAAACGCTCGTTCTGAAGAAATGAGAGAGTAA